The proteins below are encoded in one region of Winogradskyella helgolandensis:
- the mfd gene encoding transcription-repair coupling factor, with protein sequence MSKVSIAQTFAQTLQLQNLQTTIAQSETKTHLKGLVGSSFSITVAEVFKTADQPFLLIFDDKEEAAFYLNDLEQLINDKDVLFYPGSYRRPYQIEETNNANVLLRAEVLNRINSRKKPCIIVTYPDALFEKVVTKKELEKNTLKISVGNDLSIDFVNEVLFEYKFKRVDFVTEPGDFSVRGGIVDVFSFSHDEPYRIEFFGDEVDSIRTFDVETQLSTERIKKVSIIPNVANKQIAEQRESFLKYISNKTVIFSKNASLTFSRIDDFYKKAEEAFNNLSSDIKHASPEELFCNSDLLKRQFLDYPLVEFGSEAFFAQQLIAFYTKPQPTFNKQFNLLIEDLNENHANGITNYIACVSEQQAKRFHDIFDDAEQTVHYKTVTLSLYQGFVDTEHQLAVYTDHQIFDRYHKFHLKNGYAKKQAITLKELTNLEIGDYVTHIDHGIGKFGGLQKIDVEGKKQEAIKLVYGERDILYLSIHSLHKITKFNGKDGKPPTVYKLGSKAWATLKQKTKSRVKEIAFNLIKLYAKRKLKKGFQYAPDSHMQLELESSFIYEDTPDQITSTADIKADMESERPMDRLICGDVGFGKTEVAIRAAFKAVDNGKQVAVLVPTTILAYQHSRTFKERLKDFPVTVDYVNRFRTAKEKRETLEGLEKGSVDIIIGTHQLASKNVKFKDLGLLIVDEEQKFGVSVKEKLKTIKENVDVLTLTATPIPRTLQFSLMAARDLSVINTAPPNRYPIESNVIRFGEETIRDAISYEIQRGGQIYFIHNRIENIKEVAGMIQRLVPDAKIGIGHGQLDGKKLENLMLAFMDGEFDVLVATTIVESGLDVPNANTIFINNANNFGLSDLHQMRGRVGRSNKKAFCYFITPEYSAMTADARKRISALEQFTELGSGFNIAMKDLEIRGAGDLLGGEQSGFINDIGFDTYQKILNEAIDELKETEFSDLYKDDGKPKQYVKDMTIDTDFELLFPDDYINNITERLNLYTKLNGIKTEEELTKFETEVIDRFGELPTQVSDLLDSVRLKWIATKMGIEKLIMKQGKMIGYFVQDQQSGFYQSEAFTKVLQFVQMNASKCKMKEKQTRKGLRLLITFDKIKNTKQALLALKDLQ encoded by the coding sequence TTGAGTAAAGTATCTATTGCCCAAACATTCGCACAGACTTTGCAACTGCAAAATCTGCAAACTACTATTGCCCAAAGCGAAACAAAAACACATTTAAAAGGACTCGTTGGCTCCTCATTTTCAATTACGGTCGCCGAAGTTTTTAAAACAGCAGACCAACCCTTTTTATTAATTTTTGATGATAAAGAAGAAGCCGCATTTTATCTTAATGATTTAGAACAACTCATTAATGATAAAGATGTGTTGTTTTATCCAGGAAGTTACAGAAGACCATACCAAATTGAAGAAACCAATAATGCCAATGTCCTATTACGTGCAGAAGTTTTAAATCGAATCAATTCGCGTAAAAAACCATGTATTATTGTGACGTATCCAGATGCGCTTTTTGAAAAAGTAGTCACAAAAAAGGAACTCGAAAAGAACACACTTAAAATTTCTGTAGGAAATGATTTAAGTATCGATTTTGTAAACGAAGTCTTGTTTGAATATAAATTTAAGCGTGTCGATTTTGTAACAGAACCTGGTGATTTTTCAGTTCGTGGTGGTATTGTTGATGTCTTTTCATTTTCGCATGATGAACCTTATCGAATAGAGTTTTTTGGAGATGAAGTTGATAGCATTAGAACGTTTGATGTAGAAACACAATTATCTACCGAGCGCATTAAAAAAGTGAGCATTATTCCAAATGTAGCTAATAAACAGATTGCTGAACAACGCGAAAGTTTTCTAAAATACATTTCGAATAAAACCGTTATTTTTTCTAAAAATGCATCACTCACATTTTCAAGAATTGATGATTTTTACAAGAAGGCTGAAGAGGCTTTTAACAATTTATCTAGCGATATAAAACATGCGTCTCCTGAAGAATTATTCTGTAATTCAGATTTGCTAAAACGACAATTTCTGGACTATCCTTTGGTTGAATTTGGATCTGAAGCTTTTTTCGCGCAGCAACTTATTGCATTTTACACCAAACCACAACCAACGTTTAACAAGCAATTCAATTTATTAATTGAGGATTTAAACGAAAATCATGCTAACGGTATTACCAACTATATCGCTTGTGTAAGTGAACAACAAGCCAAACGTTTTCACGATATTTTTGATGATGCTGAGCAGACTGTACATTATAAAACGGTTACGCTTTCGTTATACCAAGGTTTTGTAGATACAGAACATCAACTCGCAGTTTATACAGACCATCAGATTTTTGATCGTTATCATAAATTTCATCTTAAAAATGGCTACGCGAAGAAGCAAGCCATCACTTTAAAAGAACTCACAAATCTTGAAATTGGAGATTACGTGACTCACATTGACCATGGTATTGGTAAATTTGGTGGATTACAAAAAATTGATGTTGAAGGCAAAAAACAAGAAGCCATTAAATTGGTGTACGGAGAACGGGATATTTTATACCTCAGCATTCACTCTCTACACAAAATTACCAAGTTTAACGGTAAAGATGGCAAGCCACCAACGGTTTATAAATTAGGAAGCAAAGCTTGGGCGACTTTAAAGCAAAAAACGAAATCTAGGGTTAAGGAGATTGCTTTCAACCTTATTAAATTATACGCTAAAAGAAAACTTAAAAAAGGATTTCAATACGCACCCGATAGCCATATGCAGTTGGAGTTGGAATCATCTTTTATCTACGAAGATACTCCAGATCAGATCACGTCCACAGCAGATATAAAAGCTGATATGGAAAGTGAACGACCAATGGATCGCCTCATCTGTGGTGACGTTGGTTTTGGAAAAACCGAAGTTGCCATTAGAGCTGCTTTTAAAGCCGTAGATAATGGCAAACAAGTTGCTGTTTTAGTACCCACAACCATTTTGGCTTATCAGCATTCGCGCACATTTAAGGAACGATTAAAAGATTTTCCGGTGACGGTAGATTATGTGAATCGTTTTAGAACCGCTAAAGAAAAACGCGAAACTTTAGAAGGCTTAGAAAAAGGAAGTGTTGACATTATTATCGGAACCCACCAACTCGCTAGTAAAAACGTAAAATTTAAAGATTTAGGATTACTGATTGTTGATGAAGAACAGAAGTTTGGTGTTTCAGTAAAAGAAAAATTAAAGACGATAAAGGAAAACGTAGATGTTTTAACGTTAACCGCAACTCCGATTCCGAGAACATTGCAGTTTAGTTTAATGGCAGCACGAGATTTATCGGTCATTAATACCGCTCCTCCAAATAGATACCCTATTGAAAGTAATGTCATTCGTTTTGGAGAAGAAACCATACGAGATGCCATTAGTTATGAAATTCAACGTGGTGGACAAATATATTTTATTCATAATAGAATTGAGAATATTAAGGAAGTTGCTGGCATGATTCAACGTTTAGTGCCTGATGCCAAAATTGGTATTGGTCATGGGCAACTGGATGGTAAGAAACTCGAAAACCTAATGCTTGCGTTTATGGATGGTGAGTTTGATGTGTTAGTCGCTACCACCATTGTAGAAAGTGGCTTAGATGTTCCAAATGCCAATACTATTTTTATTAATAACGCCAACAATTTTGGCCTGAGTGATTTACACCAAATGCGAGGTCGCGTTGGTCGTAGTAACAAAAAAGCATTCTGTTATTTTATTACTCCAGAATATTCTGCAATGACTGCTGATGCCAGAAAACGTATTTCGGCTTTAGAACAATTTACAGAACTTGGAAGTGGATTTAACATTGCCATGAAGGATTTAGAAATCCGTGGTGCTGGTGATTTATTAGGTGGTGAACAAAGCGGATTTATTAATGACATAGGTTTTGATACGTATCAGAAAATTTTAAATGAAGCTATTGACGAATTAAAAGAAACTGAATTTTCAGATTTATATAAAGACGATGGTAAGCCGAAACAATACGTTAAGGATATGACCATTGATACGGATTTTGAATTGTTATTTCCAGATGATTACATCAATAATATTACCGAGCGTTTAAATCTTTATACGAAACTCAACGGCATAAAAACAGAAGAAGAACTTACTAAGTTTGAAACTGAAGTTATTGACCGATTTGGTGAATTGCCAACTCAAGTTTCAGATTTATTAGATAGTGTTCGCTTGAAATGGATTGCCACAAAAATGGGAATTGAAAAACTGATTATGAAACAAGGTAAAATGATTGGTTATTTTGTTCAAGATCAACAAAGTGGATTTTATCAAAGTGAAGCATTTACTAAAGTTTTACAGTTTGTGCAGATGAATGCTAGCAAATGTAAAATGAAGGAAAAACAAACCAGAAAAGGGTTACGCTTATTAATTACGTTCGATAAAATTAAGAACACCAAACAAGCTTTATTGGCTTTAAAAGATCTACAATGA
- a CDS encoding DMT family transporter has product MNEKSHLNNLLLLLIATICLSTSGPLGNFIDMPTPVIIWWRSILAALILFFFCLYKGINLKINNKKDRFTFFIAALLMGGHWIFYFYALKLSNVAIGMISLFTFPVIIALLEPFFSKIKLDPIHILLGVMVLLGIYILAPEFNLENSQLQGIMCGILSAICYALRILMLKDHITKYNGIMLMFYQVLILTVVLAPTLYFMDTSNITSQYPYVLLLAIVTTTIGHTMFVNSLKYFKASTASIIGSTQPVFGIIIAYFFLNEIPTKHTFVGGALILATVVIESVRSKKK; this is encoded by the coding sequence ATGAACGAAAAAAGTCATTTAAATAATCTTTTACTACTCTTAATTGCTACCATTTGCCTAAGTACATCTGGTCCTCTAGGTAATTTTATAGACATGCCTACTCCTGTAATTATCTGGTGGCGCTCTATTTTAGCAGCTCTCATACTTTTCTTTTTTTGTTTATATAAGGGCATTAATTTAAAAATAAACAATAAAAAAGACCGGTTCACCTTTTTTATTGCAGCGCTTTTAATGGGTGGCCATTGGATCTTTTATTTCTATGCTTTAAAGTTATCCAATGTTGCTATTGGTATGATATCATTATTTACATTTCCGGTTATTATAGCCCTTTTAGAACCTTTCTTTTCAAAAATAAAATTAGATCCTATTCACATCCTTTTAGGTGTAATGGTACTTCTAGGTATTTACATTTTAGCACCAGAATTTAATTTAGAAAACAGTCAATTACAAGGCATTATGTGTGGCATACTTTCCGCAATATGCTATGCTTTAAGAATTTTAATGTTAAAAGATCATATTACAAAGTATAATGGGATAATGCTAATGTTTTATCAAGTGCTAATTCTAACTGTAGTATTAGCCCCAACATTATATTTTATGGATACCTCTAATATCACATCGCAGTATCCATACGTTCTGTTACTAGCAATAGTAACCACAACTATTGGACACACCATGTTTGTAAATAGTTTAAAATACTTTAAAGCCAGTACAGCGAGTATTATTGGAAGCACGCAACCTGTATTCGGAATTATAATCGCCTACTTTTTCTTAAATGAAATACCAACAAAACATACCTTTGTTGGAGGTGCTTTAATATTGGCTACCGTTGTAATTGAAAGTGTAAGATCAAAAAAGAAATAG
- a CDS encoding TlpA family protein disulfide reductase — translation MKKIIVLLIVLPLITFAQSVSGTFSPAEDFTYAFLYQATPESANYINRGQLDSIGNFEIQLDSTVTPGIYKIVYAIPPEENNFDFIYDGKETVAFNFSNDKGVEFTQSEENKLWTSYLKSIEMVNQTISNYYSKDNNDEKGFTAIFKTLRDTQMAYEELAKDKLVFNFIKANRPYIPTQYEGISTYSQNLKQHYLSQVDFGDYLLQSSSYLIDRVTAYVFNMVADPSEATYKQHIDDVAAAINNDDLSIKTSLLEMLWQRFVALENNNLANYITDRYLLELAKSTNNKVLEDMVISFKNTSIGSKAPDFEITIGNKTTSLHQLNNAENYLLIFWSSGCSHCLSELPKVKDMVVSKPNLKVVAYGLEDNARKWEKEKENYPDFIHQIGLEKWDNPIVQTYGISATPMYFILDASKTIIAKPYGFEELEVLLKGL, via the coding sequence ATGAAAAAAATCATAGTCTTATTAATCGTATTACCACTAATTACTTTTGCTCAAAGTGTATCAGGCACCTTTTCACCAGCTGAAGATTTCACCTATGCATTTCTATATCAAGCAACACCAGAAAGTGCCAATTACATTAATAGAGGACAATTAGATAGCATTGGTAATTTTGAAATTCAATTAGACTCAACTGTAACACCAGGTATTTATAAAATAGTATATGCGATTCCGCCAGAAGAGAATAATTTCGATTTTATATATGATGGCAAAGAAACCGTTGCTTTTAATTTTAGCAATGACAAAGGTGTAGAATTCACTCAGTCTGAAGAAAATAAACTTTGGACATCTTACTTAAAAAGTATAGAAATGGTCAACCAAACCATTAGTAATTATTACTCTAAAGACAATAATGACGAAAAAGGTTTTACTGCTATTTTCAAAACGTTAAGAGATACACAAATGGCTTACGAAGAATTAGCGAAAGACAAATTGGTTTTCAATTTTATTAAAGCAAATAGACCTTATATTCCAACACAATATGAAGGCATTAGCACTTATTCGCAAAACCTTAAGCAGCATTATTTAAGTCAGGTTGATTTTGGAGATTATCTGCTACAGAGTTCTTCATATTTAATAGATCGAGTTACAGCGTATGTTTTCAACATGGTTGCAGATCCTAGTGAAGCCACCTATAAACAGCATATTGATGATGTTGCCGCAGCTATTAATAATGACGATTTAAGTATTAAAACGAGTCTTTTAGAAATGCTTTGGCAGCGTTTTGTAGCATTAGAAAATAATAATCTTGCCAATTATATTACAGACCGTTATTTGTTAGAATTAGCCAAATCTACTAACAATAAAGTTTTAGAAGATATGGTTATTTCTTTTAAAAACACCTCTATTGGGTCTAAGGCACCAGATTTTGAAATCACCATAGGTAACAAAACAACAAGCTTACATCAATTAAATAACGCAGAAAACTACTTGCTAATCTTTTGGAGTAGTGGTTGTAGTCATTGCTTAAGCGAGTTGCCAAAAGTAAAAGACATGGTAGTAAGCAAACCCAATCTAAAAGTGGTTGCTTATGGGTTAGAAGATAATGCAAGAAAATGGGAAAAAGAAAAAGAAAACTATCCTGATTTTATTCATCAAATCGGTTTGGAAAAATGGGATAACCCAATTGTACAAACCTATGGTATTTCAGCTACTCCAATGTATTTTATTTTAGATGCTTCAAAAACAATTATCGCTAAGCCTTATGGTTTTGAGGAATTGGAAGTTTTATTGAAGGGCTTATAA
- a CDS encoding nicotinic acid mononucleotide adenyltransferase, producing MKTIKLLLGFAFMATVFTSCYVEDAYYIDEPEISLHQLLKSYDLWYVDINSTQGYGETPFLQIAFTVSFNNGRLYANNNLVGFGSQGNGYGVQIGNYDAYDMILDVDHIIDGYDSFDVYQVDNNTIELYNPFNDTSYFLEGYQKSNFDYDFIFYDNIHYFLQEYEAWEKTYTSNYGALNDFDNENYLQFLSGGNDATFRSSQDQNVHNTNNIYWDFIGDYGVGDVSGNRYLKTLTLDYDFFDNEYFELSVINDSTVELFHANSGTLYEFRGNGYIQYYRSTDTEGKSTTDVDRFKKRKQNTKKVENKRSNTRNTLESVSMI from the coding sequence ATGAAGACTATAAAACTACTATTAGGATTTGCATTTATGGCAACAGTGTTTACATCATGTTATGTAGAGGACGCTTATTATATAGACGAACCAGAAATTTCATTACATCAGTTATTGAAATCTTACGATTTATGGTATGTTGATATTAATTCGACACAAGGCTATGGGGAAACACCATTTTTACAAATTGCATTTACGGTGTCGTTTAATAATGGTCGTTTGTATGCTAATAATAATTTGGTTGGCTTTGGGAGTCAAGGTAATGGTTATGGTGTTCAAATTGGGAATTATGATGCCTACGATATGATATTGGATGTCGACCATATTATTGATGGTTATGATAGCTTTGATGTGTACCAAGTAGATAATAATACCATTGAATTATATAATCCTTTTAATGATACTTCATATTTTTTAGAGGGTTACCAAAAATCTAACTTTGACTATGATTTTATTTTCTATGATAATATTCATTATTTCTTACAAGAATATGAAGCTTGGGAAAAAACATATACCAGTAATTATGGAGCGCTAAATGATTTTGATAATGAGAATTATTTACAGTTTTTATCTGGTGGAAACGATGCTACATTTAGAAGTTCTCAAGATCAAAACGTCCATAACACAAATAATATTTATTGGGATTTTATAGGTGATTATGGAGTGGGAGATGTCTCTGGAAATAGGTACTTAAAAACATTAACATTAGATTATGATTTCTTCGACAATGAATACTTCGAATTGAGCGTTATTAATGATAGTACGGTAGAGCTGTTTCATGCAAATTCTGGAACATTATATGAATTTAGAGGCAATGGATACATTCAGTATTATAGAAGTACCGATACTGAAGGCAAGTCCACAACAGACGTCGATAGATTTAAAAAACGTAAACAAAATACAAAGAAAGTAGAAAATAAAAGATCAAACACTCGAAACACTTTAGAATCAGTTTCGATGATATAA
- a CDS encoding NAD(P)H-dependent glycerol-3-phosphate dehydrogenase, which produces MSDTTKYAVFGAGSWATAIVKMLCENLEEVGWYMRSVYAKEHILKEQHNPSYLSSVEFKTEQLKLSNDINDIADWADVLIFVIPSAFIHGELEKLTTDISKKTIVSAVKGIMPETGKLVGEHFHDEYNIPFENIAVIAGPCHAEEVALERLSYLTIACDDKKKAQAIANNLSSDYIKTKTSDDVIGIEYAVMLKNIYAIAAGMAHGLGYGDNFQSVLMSNSIREMKRFIKKMHKMKRNINNSAYLGDLLVTGYSVFSRNRMFGNMIGKGYTVKSAQMEMNMVAEGYYATKSAFELNKKNKKKTQLPIINAVYDILYEGKDAKKVFQKLVDKLD; this is translated from the coding sequence ATGAGTGATACAACAAAATATGCCGTTTTTGGAGCAGGAAGTTGGGCTACAGCCATTGTAAAAATGCTTTGCGAAAACTTAGAGGAAGTGGGTTGGTATATGCGAAGCGTTTACGCTAAAGAACACATCTTAAAAGAACAACATAACCCTAGTTATTTAAGTTCTGTTGAATTCAAAACTGAACAATTAAAACTGAGTAACGATATTAACGACATAGCAGATTGGGCAGATGTGCTTATTTTTGTGATTCCATCTGCTTTTATCCATGGTGAATTAGAGAAACTCACCACAGACATTAGCAAGAAAACCATAGTATCTGCTGTAAAAGGTATTATGCCAGAAACAGGGAAATTGGTTGGTGAGCACTTTCATGATGAATATAATATTCCGTTTGAAAACATTGCTGTGATTGCTGGTCCTTGCCATGCAGAAGAAGTTGCTTTAGAACGGTTATCCTATTTAACCATTGCTTGCGATGATAAAAAAAAGGCACAAGCCATCGCCAATAATTTATCGAGCGATTACATTAAAACCAAAACAAGTGATGATGTTATTGGTATAGAATACGCTGTAATGCTGAAAAATATTTATGCTATCGCCGCCGGAATGGCTCACGGTTTAGGCTATGGCGATAATTTTCAGAGTGTCTTGATGAGTAACTCTATCAGAGAAATGAAACGCTTCATTAAAAAGATGCATAAGATGAAACGTAATATTAATAACTCGGCTTATTTGGGTGATTTATTAGTAACGGGTTATTCTGTATTTTCTAGAAACCGCATGTTTGGAAATATGATTGGTAAAGGCTACACCGTAAAATCTGCACAAATGGAAATGAATATGGTTGCAGAAGGTTATTACGCCACAAAAAGTGCTTTTGAATTAAATAAAAAGAACAAGAAAAAAACGCAGCTTCCTATAATAAATGCCGTTTACGATATTTTATATGAAGGAAAAGATGCTAAAAAAGTGTTTCAAAAATTAGTTGATAAGTTGGATTAG
- a CDS encoding TetR/AcrR family transcriptional regulator — translation MITKATLLKCSIEQFTQYGSKHVTLDDLARELGISKKTIYSFFKNKEDLVSSSVESIINEYKEDIDRIIISNANDPVLSVMLIYKRGFQYLQYFKPSFIFGIEKYYPKANKLYNDFIEALANSIVLDLLKKGKALGAIEKDINLELVVKLYFYRVDHLIFKENNLFESHSESELFKHLVTNNLRGIIAKDYSNSYFE, via the coding sequence ATGATTACTAAAGCTACATTGTTAAAATGCTCTATAGAACAGTTTACCCAATACGGGAGTAAGCATGTGACATTAGATGATTTAGCTAGAGAGCTCGGCATATCAAAAAAAACAATTTATTCATTTTTTAAAAATAAAGAAGACTTAGTATCCAGTAGTGTCGAAAGTATTATAAATGAATATAAAGAAGATATCGATAGGATTATTATCAGCAATGCTAATGATCCTGTTTTGAGTGTTATGTTAATTTACAAAAGAGGGTTTCAGTATTTACAGTACTTTAAACCCTCTTTTATTTTTGGAATAGAAAAATATTATCCAAAAGCCAATAAGCTTTATAATGATTTTATTGAAGCGTTAGCAAATAGCATTGTATTAGACTTATTAAAAAAAGGTAAAGCACTAGGTGCTATAGAAAAAGATATTAATCTAGAATTGGTAGTGAAACTCTATTTTTATAGAGTAGACCATTTAATATTTAAAGAGAATAATTTATTTGAATCCCATTCAGAATCTGAACTCTTTAAGCACTTAGTCACTAATAATCTTAGAGGTATAATTGCTAAGGATTATTCTAATTCATATTTTGAATAG
- a CDS encoding efflux transporter outer membrane subunit: protein MTSIIKHRNFSKGALLLIVAITLQSCFVAQDYVRPELDSETEALYRTDNLPTDSVSMADVSWKYLFTDQYLQQYIEEGLQNNMDVRIALQQMLAAEAYAKQGKSGYLPTASIGANATHQELSENSQFGALFSGGIDTYDITANLAWEADIWGKIRSNKRATQAGYLQSVAGHQLIKTQLVSSIANTYYNLLALDAQLEVTKQTIATRESGVTTIKALKEAGQVTQVAVDQNIAQYNSARALQVDIETAIFKTENTLSILLGKSAQHFERSSLDIQKIDEDIKLGLPATLLSNRPDVMAAEYGLIESFELTNVANSSFYPSLTLSASGGLQSLELDKLFNANSLFATVIGGLTQPILNNRKLKTQKEVALANQEASLLNFKKTLLVAGNEVSNALYSYEAEMKKFEFRKNEVEALRTAEANSEELLKNGYANYLDLLTARQSALSAELNIIDSQLQQLVSIVDLYEALGGGWK, encoded by the coding sequence ATGACATCAATTATAAAACATAGAAATTTTAGTAAAGGAGCACTATTGCTAATTGTTGCAATCACATTACAAAGTTGCTTTGTAGCACAAGATTATGTAAGACCAGAATTAGACTCAGAAACGGAAGCACTTTACAGAACAGATAATTTGCCAACGGACAGTGTGTCTATGGCAGATGTATCTTGGAAATATTTATTTACAGATCAATATCTTCAACAATATATTGAAGAAGGTCTTCAAAATAATATGGATGTGCGCATCGCATTGCAACAAATGTTAGCTGCTGAAGCTTATGCAAAACAAGGTAAGTCTGGATATTTACCAACGGCAAGTATTGGTGCCAATGCAACACACCAAGAATTGTCAGAGAATAGTCAGTTTGGTGCATTGTTTAGTGGAGGTATAGATACTTATGATATTACGGCAAACTTAGCTTGGGAAGCCGACATATGGGGGAAAATAAGAAGTAATAAACGAGCAACACAAGCAGGTTATTTACAAAGTGTAGCAGGACATCAGCTGATAAAAACGCAGCTTGTGTCTAGCATTGCCAACACGTATTACAACTTACTAGCTTTAGATGCACAGTTGGAAGTCACTAAACAGACCATTGCCACTAGAGAAAGTGGTGTAACAACTATTAAAGCATTAAAAGAAGCTGGCCAAGTAACACAGGTTGCAGTAGATCAAAATATCGCGCAATATAATAGTGCAAGAGCTTTACAAGTTGATATTGAAACCGCTATTTTTAAAACTGAAAACACCTTAAGTATTCTATTAGGTAAATCGGCACAACATTTTGAAAGAAGCAGTTTAGATATTCAAAAAATTGATGAAGATATAAAACTAGGTTTACCAGCCACATTGCTTAGTAATAGACCAGATGTTATGGCTGCTGAGTATGGTTTAATTGAATCTTTTGAGTTAACCAATGTTGCGAATAGTAGCTTTTATCCGTCTTTAACATTAAGTGCTTCAGGAGGCTTGCAAAGTTTAGAGTTAGATAAATTATTTAATGCTAATTCTTTATTTGCGACGGTAATTGGTGGCTTAACACAACCCATTTTAAATAACAGAAAACTAAAAACTCAAAAAGAAGTTGCACTTGCAAATCAAGAAGCTTCACTTTTAAATTTTAAGAAAACCTTATTGGTTGCAGGTAATGAAGTGTCTAATGCGTTGTATTCTTATGAAGCGGAGATGAAGAAATTCGAATTTAGAAAAAATGAAGTCGAAGCGTTGCGTACTGCTGAAGCCAACTCGGAAGAATTACTTAAAAATGGTTACGCTAACTATTTAGATTTATTAACCGCAAGACAAAGTGCCTTGAGTGCAGAGCTTAATATCATAGATAGCCAATTACAACAATTAGTGTCTATCGTAGATTTATATGAAGCTCTTGGAGGTGGTTGGAAATAA